The following coding sequences are from one Caballeronia sp. SBC1 window:
- a CDS encoding VOC family protein, producing the protein MPTLLKDSHAFSGFAVKDLTEAKTFYSETLGLEVTSEPMGILKLHLAGGNSVLVYPKADYVPATYTVLNFPVDSVEQAVDTLSARGVNFEHYDMPSLKTDAKGIFRGSEGPVIAWFKDPAGNIFSVLEDR; encoded by the coding sequence ATGCCAACGCTATTGAAAGACAGTCACGCGTTCAGCGGTTTTGCAGTGAAGGATCTCACCGAAGCAAAGACGTTCTACAGCGAGACCCTGGGCCTGGAGGTGACGAGCGAACCCATGGGCATTCTCAAGCTGCATCTGGCGGGCGGCAACAGCGTACTGGTCTATCCCAAGGCCGACTATGTACCGGCGACGTACACAGTGCTGAACTTCCCGGTCGATAGCGTGGAGCAGGCAGTCGACACGTTGAGCGCGCGCGGCGTGAACTTCGAACACTACGACATGCCGAGTCTCAAGACCGATGCCAAAGGGATTTTCCGGGGCTCCGAAGGCCCGGTGATTGCCTGGTTCAAGGACCCGGCGGGTAACATTTTTTCGGTGCTCGAAGATCGATAA
- a CDS encoding DUF6232 family protein, with amino-acid sequence MQQDLPFNERGITFARAGLSASGQLFPLRDLLGATVVMVPRQKPLPIALGVIGLIVAVTGGILGSGPGLLLGVMIAVVGYLSWITQDVIYRMYVTTPAGEREVFTTKDEEFAQRVAKLVREGIPAAPPPAATSAPIPG; translated from the coding sequence ATGCAACAGGATCTCCCTTTCAACGAACGAGGTATTACGTTTGCCCGCGCTGGCCTGAGTGCGTCGGGCCAGTTGTTTCCGCTACGTGATTTGCTCGGCGCAACGGTGGTGATGGTGCCGCGGCAGAAGCCCTTGCCTATTGCGCTGGGTGTGATCGGTTTGATCGTGGCGGTGACGGGTGGAATTCTCGGTTCAGGACCGGGGTTGCTGCTCGGCGTAATGATTGCCGTGGTGGGGTATTTGTCCTGGATTACGCAGGACGTGATCTACAGGATGTACGTGACCACGCCGGCAGGAGAGCGTGAGGTGTTCACGACGAAGGACGAGGAGTTTGCGCAGCGCGTCGCGAAGCTGGTGCGCGAGGGTATTCCGGCAGCGCCCCCGCCTGCGGCCACCTCGGCGCCCATTCCGGGTTAA
- a CDS encoding UbiX family flavin prenyltransferase translates to MSADQKPRLVVGISGASGAVIGVRLLAALRRIGTHETHLIVSASGAVTAAQELGLTRNDLEALADVVHNVRDVGASIASGSFVTSGMVVAPCSMKTLAAVANGFADNLLTRAADVMLKERRRLVLVARETPLNLAHLRNMTMATEMGAIVMPPVPAFYAHPKTIEDVVDHTVGRILDLFSIEHSEITRRWTGLADEFGTRRNEGADE, encoded by the coding sequence ATGAGCGCCGATCAGAAGCCGCGCCTAGTCGTCGGCATCTCAGGGGCGAGCGGCGCTGTCATTGGCGTGCGGCTGCTTGCTGCGCTGCGCCGTATCGGCACGCACGAGACGCATCTGATCGTATCGGCCTCGGGCGCGGTGACGGCGGCGCAGGAGCTTGGGCTTACGCGCAATGATCTCGAAGCGCTGGCCGATGTCGTGCATAACGTCCGTGATGTGGGGGCGTCGATTGCAAGCGGTTCGTTCGTCACGAGCGGCATGGTCGTGGCTCCCTGTTCGATGAAAACGCTGGCCGCGGTCGCGAATGGTTTTGCCGATAACCTGCTCACGCGCGCAGCCGACGTCATGCTGAAAGAGCGCCGCCGCCTGGTGCTGGTGGCGCGCGAAACGCCGCTCAACCTGGCGCACTTGCGCAACATGACAATGGCGACGGAGATGGGCGCGATCGTCATGCCGCCGGTCCCGGCGTTCTATGCACATCCGAAGACCATTGAAGACGTTGTTGACCATACCGTGGGCCGGATTCTCGATCTGTTCAGCATTGAGCACAGCGAAATAACCAGGCGGTGGACCGGTCTTGCCGATGAGTTCGGCACACGACGCAACGAAGGAGCAGACGAATGA
- a CDS encoding YciI family protein encodes MKFLCLIFFDERLLDDLSKRQYDALVDESLAYDERLRESRHFIAAQALQSAKEAVTLRVRGENVSITDGPFAETKEQVGGFILIEARDMNEAMRVASGFPGARLGGVEVRPVKELRASWSGA; translated from the coding sequence ATGAAATTCCTGTGCCTCATTTTCTTTGACGAACGCTTGCTCGACGATCTGTCGAAACGGCAGTACGACGCACTAGTCGATGAATCCCTGGCGTATGACGAACGCTTGCGCGAGAGCCGCCATTTCATCGCGGCGCAGGCGCTGCAGTCCGCGAAGGAAGCGGTCACGCTCAGGGTTCGCGGCGAGAATGTCTCGATCACGGATGGCCCGTTCGCCGAGACCAAGGAGCAGGTGGGCGGCTTTATCCTGATCGAGGCGCGCGACATGAATGAAGCCATGCGCGTGGCTTCCGGCTTTCCCGGCGCACGCTTGGGCGGCGTGGAAGTGCGTCCGGTCAAGGAGCTGCGAGCATCATGGTCGGGCGCATGA
- a CDS encoding EAL domain-containing protein, producing the protein MASVALFSRAKSGYTGSNMDRFLYAFAVYIVPTLIALGTLATLVWGTPQFDSRGGVTLPLHVLKDPSGTLDPATALERIPAAVLSNRFNTQLAETPFWFEFAVPNMSGDQPTYVELPSRHAQTLSCWIASTMQPLGSADRLTTTNEFTPIKAGFALHLGHLAQSVNVLCRGTFSGPAQITALGWSGPMLRKSALDFQESSGLIAGGLLTLAVFVFVTAMINREWTYVIFAVWLVGNLRLCANAMGWDMEWLGRVIPPDYLQTIRQLTFAAYYLLTAALFSSLFRRELKVIGYKWLLRIVHYVGLVLLAAAIVLPYARFIPTLWIVAGFGIFVLIFLLARLVWMTRSRTVMWYVGSLAIVLFATFSEVMGAAFGIKLLVGGVNTVMAALSSSMMAAFAIAEQMRAEREHRRQAQTELRNTYDVTPIGLFTLDSEGHFVRANPALRTMLSLQKTEYRVRHWNDYFESGAWGALQALASKGSEGELEMGGAASRGNGERRFLLKATRSNGWIEGSLQDVTERSKAIERLRFLAEHDPLTGSLNRRGVEKAIAAQSEEGTSWALAYVDLDRFKLVNDLFGHRAGDEVLKQVATRTRALFSAGFPFGRIGGDEFVCVMGGMSIDEAIDCCHHLISALSDAPYQVGNRAFQVKASVGLVECSHGVRVQDALSHADRACREAKKSSNARMVTYRKGAAAFEERAEELKLVETLGRNRLPPGLFLVMQPIMSLSAPTESLNFEVLLRMRAPDGATLPAGKVIVAAEESGNIAAIDKWVIATLLEWIEKHQASLTNTRFICVNLSGGSLNDEQFMEDVFALFARFRQFVPYLCLEITESVALHDLGNTQRFIARVHEMGGKIALDDFGAGYTSFKYLKDLSADALKIDGEFIRTMCAHPADIAIVEAIVALARNLGMRSVAEWVEDVDTLRALKEIGVDYVQGYLIAKPQESSAILAASSAASFVKDLEVVQFIDSIVVPDKTLAFTFDVTAVKAGLH; encoded by the coding sequence ATGGCGTCGGTTGCCTTATTTTCGCGGGCGAAGTCCGGATATACCGGGTCGAATATGGACCGGTTTCTGTACGCGTTCGCCGTTTATATCGTCCCGACACTGATTGCTCTCGGCACCCTTGCCACGCTAGTGTGGGGGACGCCCCAATTCGATTCAAGGGGGGGTGTCACACTGCCCCTTCACGTCCTGAAGGACCCGTCCGGAACGCTCGATCCCGCTACCGCACTTGAGCGGATCCCCGCCGCGGTCTTGTCGAACCGGTTCAACACGCAGCTCGCCGAAACACCGTTCTGGTTCGAATTCGCCGTGCCCAACATGAGCGGCGACCAGCCCACGTACGTGGAATTGCCCTCGCGCCATGCGCAAACGCTGTCGTGCTGGATTGCATCTACCATGCAGCCGCTCGGCAGCGCCGACCGCCTGACCACGACCAACGAATTTACCCCCATCAAGGCGGGTTTCGCGCTGCATCTCGGTCATCTCGCGCAGTCGGTCAATGTGCTGTGCCGCGGCACTTTTTCAGGACCGGCACAAATTACCGCGCTCGGCTGGAGCGGTCCGATGTTGCGAAAGAGCGCGCTCGATTTCCAGGAAAGTTCGGGGTTGATCGCGGGCGGCCTGCTGACGCTGGCCGTTTTCGTGTTCGTCACGGCAATGATCAACCGCGAATGGACCTACGTAATCTTCGCAGTCTGGCTTGTCGGCAACTTGCGGTTGTGCGCAAACGCCATGGGCTGGGACATGGAGTGGCTCGGTCGCGTGATCCCGCCGGATTACCTGCAGACCATCCGTCAACTGACGTTCGCGGCGTATTACCTTCTGACGGCCGCATTGTTCAGTTCGCTGTTCCGGCGCGAACTGAAGGTCATTGGTTATAAATGGCTCCTGAGGATCGTGCATTACGTCGGCCTCGTACTGCTTGCCGCGGCGATCGTGTTGCCCTATGCACGCTTTATCCCGACGCTCTGGATAGTTGCCGGCTTTGGCATCTTCGTGCTGATCTTCCTCCTGGCGCGGCTCGTCTGGATGACCCGCTCGCGCACGGTGATGTGGTATGTGGGTTCGCTCGCAATCGTGCTGTTTGCGACATTTTCCGAAGTCATGGGCGCGGCGTTCGGCATCAAGTTGCTGGTCGGTGGTGTAAATACGGTGATGGCCGCGCTGTCGTCGAGCATGATGGCCGCCTTCGCGATTGCCGAGCAGATGCGTGCCGAACGTGAACACCGGCGCCAGGCGCAAACCGAATTGCGCAACACGTATGACGTGACGCCCATTGGCCTGTTCACGCTCGACAGCGAGGGTCATTTCGTGCGGGCGAATCCCGCGTTACGGACCATGCTGTCGTTGCAGAAAACCGAGTACAGGGTGCGGCACTGGAACGACTACTTTGAATCGGGCGCCTGGGGTGCTTTGCAGGCGCTGGCGTCGAAGGGGAGTGAAGGCGAACTGGAGATGGGCGGCGCGGCGTCGCGGGGCAATGGCGAACGCCGTTTCCTGCTCAAGGCTACGCGCTCGAACGGCTGGATCGAAGGCTCGCTGCAGGATGTGACCGAGCGTTCTAAAGCGATCGAACGACTGCGATTCCTGGCTGAACACGACCCGCTCACCGGGTCGCTCAACCGGCGCGGCGTGGAAAAGGCGATTGCTGCACAAAGCGAAGAAGGGACGTCCTGGGCGCTCGCGTACGTGGATCTGGATCGTTTCAAGCTCGTCAATGATCTGTTCGGTCATCGCGCGGGAGACGAAGTCCTGAAGCAGGTCGCCACCCGCACGCGGGCGTTGTTTTCAGCCGGGTTTCCGTTCGGGCGGATTGGCGGCGACGAGTTCGTCTGCGTGATGGGCGGCATGTCCATAGACGAAGCCATCGACTGCTGTCATCACTTGATCAGTGCGTTGAGTGATGCGCCGTATCAGGTCGGCAACCGTGCGTTCCAGGTGAAGGCATCGGTGGGCCTGGTGGAGTGTTCGCACGGTGTGCGTGTGCAGGACGCGCTCTCGCATGCGGACCGCGCGTGCCGCGAGGCCAAGAAGAGTTCGAATGCGCGGATGGTGACGTATCGCAAGGGTGCGGCGGCGTTTGAGGAGCGGGCAGAGGAATTGAAGCTGGTTGAAACGCTGGGGCGCAACCGGTTGCCGCCGGGCCTTTTTCTTGTGATGCAGCCGATCATGTCGTTGTCTGCGCCTACCGAGTCGCTTAATTTCGAGGTGCTGCTGCGCATGCGCGCGCCCGACGGCGCGACTTTGCCCGCCGGCAAGGTGATCGTGGCGGCGGAGGAATCCGGCAACATTGCGGCTATCGATAAATGGGTGATCGCCACGTTGCTCGAGTGGATCGAGAAACATCAGGCGTCGCTTACTAATACGCGTTTCATTTGCGTCAATCTCAGTGGTGGTTCGCTGAATGACGAGCAGTTCATGGAAGACGTCTTTGCATTGTTCGCGCGCTTCCGGCAATTCGTGCCTTATCTTTGTCTCGAGATTACCGAGAGCGTCGCGTTGCACGATCTCGGCAATACGCAGCGCTTTATCGCGCGGGTTCATGAGATGGGCGGGAAGATCGCACTCGACGATTTCGGCGCGGGGTATACATCGTTTAAATATCTCAAGGATCTTTCCGCCGATGCACTCAAGATTGACGGCGAGTTTATTCGGACGATGTGTGCGCATCCGGCTGATATAGCCATTGTTGAGGCTATTGTCGCGCTTGCTCGCAATCTTGGAATGCGCAGCGTGGCGGAGTGGGTCGAAGATGTGGATACGCTGCGCGCGCTGAAGGAAATTGGCGTGGATTACGTACAGGGATATCTTATTGCCAAGCCGCAGGAAAGCAGCGCGATTCTGGCCGCTTCGTCGGCGGCCAGTTTTGTGAAGGATTTAGAAGTGGTGCAGTTTATCGACAGTATTGTCGTGCCGGATAAGACTCTGGCGTTTACTTTCGATGTGACGGCAGTGAAAGCTGGTTTGCACTGA
- a CDS encoding molybdopterin cofactor-binding domain-containing protein, with protein sequence MNQREQTGLAGIDARASEAVIAVQEAHEVQEALAPPLKAKTTHVGKSLERFEDPAILTGRGRYGDDLGIKPGTLHAAVLRSPHAHAELISIETTAALACEGVRGVLTRDDLAAWSRPFVVGVKSKMEQWALATDRVRYVGEPVAVVMAESRALAEDALDLIKVEYKTLDPVTSIEGALKSDAPVLHPNVQTNVISDRSFRYGEPEAAFRNAPHRVKLEAHYPRNTCAPIECAVVIAEYLSGDEGYDVTSNFMGPFSLHAVMALALNVPANRLRHKAPRDSGGSFGVKQAVFPYVVLICLASRKANAPVKYVEDRLEHLSAATSATARLTTLEAAVENDGRITALNYDQVEDCGGYLRAPEPATFYRMHGCLTGAYAIPGLLVRNRVVLTNKTPTGLVRGFGGPQVYFALERLMQRIAIELKLDVLDVYRRNFVPADAFPYRAAAGALLDSGNYQEALKRSLAEGGYDDLKARRETARKEGRLYGIGFAAIVEPSVSNMGYITTVMPAEARKKAGPKSGAIASATVSVDLLGGVVVTVASTPAGQGHMTVCAQVVADVLGLAPHEIVVNVEFDTHKDAWSVAAGNYSSRFAGAVAGTVHLAAVRVRDKLARIASSQLACKPDDIRFEGGRIYKAGDETSAMPFGRVASNAPHWAPALLPEGEEPGLRETVFWTPENMDAPDEQDRINTSAAYGFAFDMCGVEVDRATGRVRIDRYVTTHDAGTLLNPALADGQIRGAFAQGLGAALMEEFRYGADGSFQSGTLADYLMPTTCEVPDPVIIHLETPSPFTPLGAKGLGEGNNMSTPPCIANAVADALGVEDIRLPLTPSKVMALVGMDDPEPSRPEFRETQQKKRVVPGGKALTAQGSVDLAASPEAIFAVLLDPNALAKVIPGCHALEAKGENAYRADVTVGVGMIKARFEAEIRLSDIDPPHRLRLAGAGMSSLGSARGNGLVELTPDGTGTRLTYDYEAQVSGKVAAVGGRMLEGAAKVVLRQLFESLGRQAAGKPVKTGGSWLGRLVARFRRNS encoded by the coding sequence ATGAACCAGCGCGAACAGACCGGTTTAGCCGGCATCGACGCGCGCGCTTCCGAGGCGGTCATAGCGGTGCAAGAGGCGCACGAGGTGCAAGAGGCGCTGGCGCCGCCGCTGAAGGCGAAAACCACTCATGTCGGGAAGTCGCTCGAACGTTTCGAAGACCCCGCCATCCTGACTGGCCGCGGCCGTTATGGCGACGATCTGGGTATCAAGCCAGGCACGCTGCACGCAGCCGTCCTGCGCTCGCCGCACGCCCATGCCGAACTGATTTCCATCGAAACAACCGCTGCGCTCGCATGCGAAGGCGTGCGAGGCGTGTTGACGCGTGACGACCTTGCTGCGTGGTCGCGCCCGTTCGTGGTCGGTGTGAAGTCGAAGATGGAGCAGTGGGCGCTGGCGACCGATCGCGTGCGCTACGTCGGCGAACCGGTTGCGGTGGTGATGGCCGAATCGCGTGCACTGGCCGAGGACGCACTCGACCTGATCAAGGTGGAGTACAAGACACTCGACCCGGTGACGTCAATAGAAGGCGCGCTCAAAAGCGACGCGCCGGTGCTGCATCCGAACGTCCAGACCAACGTGATCAGCGACCGGAGTTTTCGCTACGGTGAGCCCGAAGCGGCATTCAGGAACGCGCCGCATCGTGTGAAGCTGGAAGCGCACTATCCGCGCAATACCTGTGCGCCGATCGAATGCGCCGTGGTTATCGCTGAGTATCTTTCTGGCGACGAGGGGTATGACGTCACCTCGAACTTCATGGGGCCGTTCTCGCTGCACGCGGTGATGGCGCTCGCGCTGAACGTGCCGGCCAACCGCTTGCGTCACAAGGCGCCGCGCGATTCGGGCGGCAGCTTCGGCGTGAAGCAGGCCGTATTCCCCTACGTCGTGCTGATTTGCCTGGCCTCGCGCAAGGCGAACGCGCCGGTGAAATACGTGGAAGACCGGCTCGAACACCTGAGCGCGGCGACCTCCGCCACGGCGCGGCTGACCACGCTCGAAGCGGCCGTGGAAAACGATGGCCGGATCACCGCGCTCAACTACGACCAGGTCGAAGATTGCGGCGGTTATCTGCGCGCGCCCGAGCCCGCCACGTTTTATCGCATGCACGGCTGTTTAACGGGCGCCTACGCCATTCCCGGGCTGCTGGTGCGCAACAGGGTTGTGCTGACCAACAAGACGCCTACGGGCCTCGTGCGCGGTTTTGGCGGCCCACAGGTTTATTTCGCGCTCGAGCGCCTGATGCAACGCATTGCCATCGAGCTGAAACTTGATGTGCTGGATGTGTACCGACGCAATTTCGTTCCCGCCGATGCTTTCCCTTATCGCGCCGCGGCCGGCGCGTTGCTCGACTCGGGCAATTATCAGGAAGCGTTGAAGCGCTCGCTCGCCGAGGGCGGTTACGACGATCTCAAGGCACGACGCGAAACCGCACGCAAGGAAGGCCGTTTGTACGGCATCGGCTTTGCGGCGATCGTTGAGCCGTCGGTATCGAATATGGGTTACATCACGACGGTGATGCCCGCCGAAGCACGCAAGAAGGCCGGCCCGAAGAGCGGTGCTATCGCGAGTGCAACGGTTAGCGTCGACCTGCTTGGCGGCGTGGTCGTGACGGTGGCGTCGACGCCGGCGGGGCAGGGGCACATGACGGTATGCGCGCAAGTAGTGGCGGACGTGCTCGGGCTCGCGCCGCATGAGATCGTGGTGAACGTGGAGTTCGATACGCACAAGGACGCGTGGTCGGTAGCGGCAGGGAATTATTCGAGCCGCTTTGCTGGCGCAGTTGCCGGCACGGTGCATCTCGCGGCCGTGCGGGTGCGCGACAAGCTCGCGCGCATTGCTTCGTCGCAACTCGCGTGCAAGCCGGACGACATCCGTTTCGAAGGCGGTCGCATTTACAAAGCAGGCGACGAAACCAGTGCAATGCCGTTCGGGCGCGTCGCAAGCAACGCCCCGCATTGGGCGCCCGCATTGCTCCCTGAAGGCGAAGAGCCGGGGCTGCGCGAGACGGTATTCTGGACGCCGGAAAACATGGACGCGCCTGATGAGCAGGACCGCATCAATACATCGGCGGCTTATGGTTTCGCCTTCGATATGTGCGGCGTGGAAGTGGACCGTGCAACGGGACGCGTGCGGATCGACCGCTATGTGACCACGCACGATGCCGGCACGTTGCTGAACCCCGCGCTCGCCGACGGCCAGATTCGCGGCGCGTTCGCGCAGGGGCTGGGCGCGGCGCTGATGGAAGAGTTTCGCTACGGCGCCGACGGCAGTTTCCAGTCCGGCACGCTGGCGGATTATCTGATGCCGACCACCTGCGAAGTGCCCGATCCGGTGATCATTCATCTGGAGACGCCATCGCCTTTCACGCCGCTTGGCGCCAAGGGCTTGGGCGAAGGAAACAACATGAGCACGCCGCCCTGCATTGCGAATGCAGTGGCCGACGCGCTCGGCGTAGAAGACATTCGTTTGCCGCTCACGCCTTCGAAAGTAATGGCGCTGGTCGGTATGGATGACCCGGAACCTTCGCGGCCCGAGTTCCGCGAGACGCAGCAGAAGAAGCGCGTAGTGCCGGGCGGTAAAGCGCTGACGGCGCAAGGCAGCGTGGATCTCGCTGCATCGCCGGAAGCAATCTTCGCGGTACTGCTCGATCCGAACGCGCTCGCCAAGGTGATCCCTGGTTGTCACGCGCTTGAAGCGAAGGGCGAGAACGCGTATCGCGCGGATGTGACTGTGGGTGTTGGGATGATCAAGGCGCGCTTCGAAGCGGAGATCAGGCTGTCCGATATCGATCCGCCGCACCGCTTGCGTCTGGCTGGCGCGGGCATGTCGTCGCTTGGCAGCGCGCGTGGCAATGGTCTCGTGGAACTCACGCCCGATGGTACCGGCACGCGGCTCACGTACGACTACGAGGCGCAAGTCTCGGGCAAGGTTGCAGCCGTGGGCGGACGGATGCTTGAGGGCGCGGCGAAGGTCGTGTTGCGGCAACTTTTTGAATCGCTGGGACGTCAGGCGGCGGGCAAGCCCGTGAAAACGGGTGGTTCGTGGCTCGGCCGGCTGGTTGCACGCTTCAGGAGGAACTCATGA
- a CDS encoding UbiD family decarboxylase, with protein MNQRDAATNGTATPSLTRQSFDALSLRGWLAHLSATGRVATIAKPVALKHELAAVAKRLDGKQAAVFLAPDGHDMPVVSGFMSRRAWIAEAMGVPEKDLLQRFRDAADHPLPWKEVPAGEAACQQVVHTSGIDLHALLPIPTHSEHDSGPYITAGLVIARNPRTGVQNVSINRIQVHARDRMAILLLPRHLYAFQKTAEAAGDALDIAVAIGVDPLTMLASQAISPIDFDELEIAGALHGAPLPVVKCVTNEVRVPAFAEIVIEGRILPDVREAEGPFGEFPKYYSAQEAREVIEVTAVTHRQKPVYHTIVPAEMEHLLLGGIPREATLLSHLQRSHPGVTDVHLSVGGVCRYHLWVQFAKKREGEAKNVILCAFGAHYDIKQVVVVDTDVDIHDPAEIEWAIATRFQADRDLVLIEGAQGSPLDPSTTIGQPDDTPAHLQGISTKMGLDATRPMVYSGHVFTRVRIPGYDAVDLDALVAPDNDAFDSYLSGKQ; from the coding sequence ATGAACCAACGTGACGCCGCGACGAACGGCACCGCAACACCCTCACTAACTCGCCAATCCTTCGACGCGTTGTCGCTGCGTGGCTGGCTCGCCCACCTCTCTGCCACGGGACGCGTTGCGACCATCGCTAAACCCGTCGCGCTGAAACACGAGCTCGCGGCCGTGGCGAAACGGCTCGACGGCAAGCAAGCGGCCGTATTCCTCGCGCCCGACGGACACGACATGCCGGTGGTCAGCGGCTTCATGTCCAGGCGCGCGTGGATTGCCGAAGCCATGGGCGTGCCGGAGAAAGACCTGTTGCAACGTTTTCGCGATGCAGCGGATCATCCGCTGCCGTGGAAAGAAGTACCCGCCGGGGAAGCCGCTTGCCAGCAAGTCGTGCATACCAGCGGCATCGACCTTCATGCGTTGCTGCCTATCCCCACCCATAGCGAACACGACAGCGGTCCGTACATCACCGCAGGTCTCGTGATTGCGCGGAACCCCCGCACCGGCGTGCAGAACGTGTCGATCAACCGTATCCAGGTTCACGCTCGCGATCGCATGGCGATTTTGCTGCTGCCGCGCCATCTGTACGCGTTCCAGAAAACCGCGGAAGCCGCGGGCGATGCGCTCGATATTGCCGTGGCAATCGGCGTCGATCCGCTGACCATGCTCGCGTCCCAAGCCATTTCCCCGATCGATTTCGATGAGCTGGAGATCGCCGGCGCATTGCACGGCGCGCCCTTGCCGGTCGTTAAATGCGTGACGAACGAGGTCCGCGTGCCGGCGTTCGCGGAGATCGTGATCGAGGGCCGCATCCTGCCGGACGTGCGCGAAGCGGAAGGCCCGTTCGGTGAGTTCCCGAAGTACTACAGCGCGCAGGAAGCGCGCGAAGTGATCGAGGTGACGGCGGTCACGCACCGGCAGAAGCCCGTTTATCACACCATCGTGCCAGCCGAAATGGAGCACTTGCTGCTCGGTGGAATTCCGCGCGAGGCGACGCTTTTATCGCACCTTCAACGCAGTCATCCGGGTGTGACCGACGTGCATCTTTCAGTGGGCGGCGTATGCCGTTATCACCTGTGGGTGCAGTTCGCGAAGAAGCGCGAGGGCGAAGCGAAGAACGTGATCCTGTGTGCATTCGGCGCGCATTACGACATCAAGCAGGTTGTGGTGGTGGACACCGACGTGGACATTCATGATCCCGCCGAAATTGAATGGGCGATCGCCACGCGTTTCCAGGCGGATCGCGATCTTGTGTTGATCGAAGGCGCGCAAGGGTCGCCGCTGGACCCGTCGACGACTATTGGCCAGCCGGACGATACCCCGGCGCATCTGCAGGGTATCAGCACGAAGATGGGTCTGGACGCCACGCGGCCGATGGTGTATTCGGGCCATGTGTTCACCCGCGTGCGAATTCCCGGCTACGACGCAGTCGACCTCGACGCGCTGGTTGCTCCCGATAACGATGCCTTCGACTCGTACCTGAGCGGGAAGCAATGA
- a CDS encoding LysR family transcriptional regulator — MDLKQIQYFIALFEDGSVTRAAKRLNIVQPALSMQIAKLEDELHQQLFERGAHGMAPTAAGRLMYRLFLPIMRDLTYARQQLVQRDEVVTGHVSIGLIASVTESVLADSLSRFHARYPHVEVTVSDGYSATFIDWVSGGQLDAALINKPRARLSLDSQPLLDEEMVLVTSAVHGPDLPHAIELAQLPELELVLPTKRHGLRGVLDTAAQHEDVLLAPRFEIDVLSTIVKLVESTRFATILPRIVVERAVRLGTLRAYPILAPRIVRHIVRISHPRRPLSAAAEALIAIIADELRLVSSESTMEAGT, encoded by the coding sequence ATGGACCTGAAGCAGATTCAGTATTTCATCGCCCTGTTCGAGGACGGCTCCGTCACGCGGGCAGCCAAGCGGCTGAACATCGTGCAACCTGCGTTGAGCATGCAGATCGCCAAGCTGGAGGACGAGCTGCATCAACAACTCTTCGAACGCGGGGCGCACGGCATGGCCCCGACCGCAGCGGGACGGCTGATGTACCGCCTCTTCCTGCCAATCATGCGCGACCTCACGTATGCGCGCCAGCAACTGGTGCAGCGTGATGAAGTGGTGACGGGGCATGTATCGATCGGCTTGATTGCGTCGGTGACAGAGAGCGTGCTGGCAGATTCACTGTCGCGCTTTCACGCTCGTTATCCGCATGTGGAAGTCACCGTGTCCGACGGTTACAGTGCGACATTTATCGACTGGGTATCAGGAGGACAACTCGACGCTGCGCTGATCAACAAACCACGCGCGCGCCTGTCGCTCGACTCCCAGCCCTTGCTCGATGAAGAGATGGTGTTGGTCACCAGCGCCGTGCATGGTCCTGACTTGCCACATGCCATCGAGCTTGCGCAGCTTCCCGAACTCGAACTGGTGTTGCCCACGAAGCGCCATGGCTTGCGCGGCGTACTCGATACCGCCGCCCAGCACGAAGACGTACTACTCGCGCCACGCTTTGAGATCGACGTGCTGAGCACGATCGTCAAGCTGGTGGAAAGCACGCGCTTTGCGACGATCCTTCCGCGCATTGTGGTGGAGCGCGCGGTGCGGCTCGGCACGCTGCGTGCCTATCCCATTCTTGCGCCGCGGATCGTGCGCCACATTGTGCGGATCAGCCATCCGCGACGCCCGTTGAGCGCGGCGGCGGAAGCGTTGATAGCCATCATTGCCGACGAATTGCGGCTGGTGTCCAGCGAATCGACGATGGAGGCCGGGACGTGA